Below is a genomic region from Helianthus annuus cultivar XRQ/B chromosome 2, HanXRQr2.0-SUNRISE, whole genome shotgun sequence.
TTTCCGGCGTGATTTTCGAAAAAAATTGGGTCCGGCGTTTCAAAAATAACGCTTAATCGTGTGGGGGCCACCATCTTTCGACCGTTGTTCAAACGGTaactttctttattttttttttattttaaataattccCACTATATATATTTAACTCACATTCACAccattttttatacaaaacttcacaaactctcccactttcttccaacttttataaaaaaaacccacTTTCTTCTTATTTTTATACAACCATGCATCCTTTCCGCCCTCCTTTTGGTGTCCCCGCTAGACCCgcaaacccgaacacaacccaaccgcaaaccCAACCGCAAACCCGAGCATCTTTATATGGACTGTAGatcatattattttttttatgttttttttttatttttttcagtttttttcgtttttttttattttctgcttttttttttactttcggttttttttttaagttttttttttattttttttttcaagtaatgtaattttatttttaaattaatgaaggttattttatgttttaaattaaaaaaaaaatgtgaaatgattgtaaaatgattgaatggggcattatggggcattataccactacaccacttttgctataatgcccccttgctgactaggacgccacatgacgcaaaacgccccatggtgggggcattatagtgttataccactacacatggtctaataggGGGCATCAAGTAGCAAAGTCACTTTAAATGTATAATCAAACTACTATTTTTGTTTGGTCTTTTGCTCCTTTGGGTGGGATGTTATTTTAATGAAgttaaattttcaaaaaaaaaaaaggtagtCATTTTTATActttaggaaaaattacaagttttgtcctttatctttataccacttttcaggcggtgtcgtttttaacgaatgttgacaggcggtgtcctttactaggtattttgttgcaagtttagtcctttacacccaacccagttaaaaaaccctgttaattgttgacaggcggtgtcctttactagatattttgttgcaagtttagtcctttacctaggtattttgttgcaggtttagtcctttacacccaacaattaatagagttttttaactgggttgggtgtaaaggactaaacttgcaacaaaatacctagtaaaggacaccgtctatcaacattcgttaaaaaggataTCACCTGAAAAatgatataaagataaaggacaaaacttgtaattttcctATATTTTATTTTGTCAGATTTTCCATGGCTCCACTATTTCAACAAGTGGAGTATCTAGTTACATTAAATTTCCCACCTACAAACACTCACAATATTGCAAACTAATTAATGCTAACAATAAAATTTCACTAATTATCGTAATATTCATACGAGAGATTTTTATTCGAACGGAAaattttggatcactgacggaccactggagtgtCATCGTGTCACCAGCAGAACCATCTGATCATATTCATACTAGAGATAAATAATAATTAACAAATAAACTTAAAGTTAAATGGtaaatcaaataataataactagcTAGGATAGATGATAAACTCGGTTAATACTAACCATGAAATAGAGCTTCGGTCTTGTTCTATTAAACTGCTATGAGACGCTGGAAAATATGTATGAAAAGGACCGATTGCGAAGCTTGGAATCTGAAAAACCTGAGATATGGCCAAGAATGCAGGCTCTTCTAGTTCTTTGAAAGTGTTGAATATGATCCCCGAAGCCGCCTTTGTTTCATTGATCATATTACATATCAACTCCGCCTTTGCCTTCTCTAGCCCGCCTTTGTAAATCTTTTCTATGTCCATTTTTGTCATCAAGGCAAGCTCTTCTTTAATTGTGGTTTTATAATAGCTCTTTTCACCAAGCACTAAAGCTGCATAAAGAGGGATGCATGACATACTGCTTGTTCTCAACACAATCCTTTTGAGTTTCAGACGGTCTGTGATAGATTGAGTGAAATGCCATAGTGCATCTGAGATCAAGCATGCCACAGGCTCTACTTCTAGCAACTTAGCTAAGCAGACCGCAAACGGGTCAATGCAGCTTTTGTTCATGAAGTTGATGGCATGGTTAGTTGTGTCTAGATTTAAACTCTTGTCTTTGGAAGTAGACAGCCCATCAGAGATTGATTTGAAGGTGAATTGTGGGTAGTTTGATGGATTTGGAGAGTTGAAATTggtgtgaatgatgatgattttgaagCCTTTAGTATAGAGAATGTTTGCTAATTGAAGCATGGGGTTTATGTGACCTTGAAATGGTAAGGGAAAGAGTACTAGTGCTTTATTATTCATGGCTATCTTGGTTAGCTTTGCCATTGTTTGTTTGTGTTATTTATAGTGGAAAATGATGAAAATATCCAtttgtaattatatatatatatggaacccattaagtgTAACTGTTTTCCAAATCATTCTCCACCATTAGATCTTGCTGAGATGAAATCTCAGCCACTTAAACTCAAAAAAATAACTTCTCCTATGGCAGTTCAAAACAGTTCTTCACAGTTTCTTCAACAGGTGGTTACCACCATTTTTTTCTACCCATTATCTCCACAATTCAAGCTGGTGGTTTTGCTCAACTCCTCCAAAACTCAAGTCTACAATCCTCCTGGTAAACCGCCAATTCAACTGTCCACTCTCCCTTAATTTTAGGGTTTGAAGAGGTTATATATAGATTGATGAGCGCAAGAAGGAAATCTGAAGTGGAGTTCTCCTTGACGACGGTTCCCTCAGTGCTCCTGTAACTGCCGATTTGTGCTTCTCACCCACCCATAAATCTATGGGTTCCATCTCTAAATCAAATAGCAAGAGAGTAGATTCCTCCGACGATTGACAGAGTGAGCAGGGGTTGATTTAATTGATCTAGGGTTCCACCCACGGGTTCAAGGTAATTAAGTTTCACCAACCCATGGCGTCATGTACAATCTTAGTCCGGAGGATTGCGGGCGGAGCTTTGTTCCTCGTGTAAATAGTAAGGGTTTCATCATCATTAGGTATTTAAGTAACCATGAAACTTATTTCTTTTATTCACTTCAATTTTCGTTTTTTTCTTCATATGAAGGGCTGGACCGCTGGAGTCGATGAACAAGAATAAGAACGGTCAAAAGTCAACAACTGGGATGTGAATGGTTTTAGATTCTCCTTCAGCGTACAACCTTATCCAGGTATTTCATTTCGACCTAATGCCTCAATGAACTTACATATTGaaagtttgataaaaaaaaaaaaggaaatatgAATTGAAAATTGTTGATCTTTTGAGTAGATTTTCCACAATTGCAAAGAGTGTATAACCATTACTTATTGGTTGTGTTGTACAAAATGTATACGAGTAGTTATAATTGTACAGTTGTGATAATTTGATTGCAGATAAAGATTAATGTCATGAGTTTGGTTAATTAGGTCTCAAATTGAAACCTCGAAGGCAATGAAGTGGAGCTCCAGTTGGTAAGTCGTTCATCATCGATCATCTTTTAAAATTTCTTTATTGCGTCACAACAACCACCGACCTTCAGAAGGAGATACTTTATTAAGCGCTCCAAACTCATCCTTTTTAGAAATCCGGTCAAACTCTTTTTTTTTGGTAGTAAACGAGTCAAAATACCATTTTTTGGTGAACCAgtcaaaattttaattttagtaAACATGTCAAATTCATCGTTTTTAGTAATCGAGTCAAATTACCATTTTTAGTGAACAtgtcaaaattataattttagtaaacgggtcaaacataTCATATTTAGTAAACACGTGGGTCAAAACTGTAATTTtagtaaacgggtcaaacataTCATATTTAGTAAACACGTGGATCAAAACTGTAATTTtagtaaacgggtcaaacataTCATATTTAGTAAATACGTGggtcaaaattataattttagtaaacgggtcaaacatgtCATATTTAGTAAACATGTGggtcaaaattataattttagtaAACGGGTCAAACAGGTTTAGCCACACGAGAACTTTAATGGGTCTTTTTAACATTTATTGATCATCATGCACTGTATAATGGGGAGCATCAATCAGAAGACAAAAAAGAAAAAGGGGCCAAAACTTTATACGCTCTAGGAAACCGAAGCAACAAGCACCTAGTGGCATGGGTAAGATGGTCAATTGCTGATTTACATCTGCTTTGAGGACAAATTTGTTTAACCTCTAAAGTTTATTTTTTAATGTATGAACAACATATACTTCCTAAATCAGGATAAATTTAGTCGCGGATTTGTTATTTTCTATGCCAAATTTATAGGTAATTATAATTATACTCAAAATGTCACTTTTTGAAAGGGATTGTGTTGGGTATGTTATTGGTTATATATAACATGGCTGTCCTACTGAGCCATTATCGGCCTAATGGCATATTTGCCGTTACAGACGAGTAAGTCCCATAGCTCTATCAGATACGTAGaattatctttttttttctttttttgcatatttgtttttattgttgTTTTCTTTTTCTGATATTCTATAATGTGCTTTTGATAAACAGTAAAAGGGTACAACAGAAATTGGCTTTGTATCAAGGAGTATGCCCCATTTACATGGAATTCGCAGACGATGCTGAAGAAACCTTTTCAAATGCTCTTCAAGTGTTAAAGGTGAGATTTACTCCGCTAATTCAATGTTTTCTCGTCTTTCCTTTTGGAAGTGTTTGGATGTGCACTTTTGAAAAAGTAAATATTCCGCTTATGATTATCAAGGGCCCAAATTTTTCATTATGATACCCAGCCACACCAAAATTGAAAATCGAAGGAGAAAGTAAAATGACTTATTTATCAACTTACCCTTTTAAAccattgtttttatttatttatcaactTACCTCATtgcataataaaaaaaaaatgtcaaACAATCAAAAAAATAAGTAACTGTTATGACTTCAGTTATTTGATTGTTATCCAACATCACATACACTTTGGAAACACACATTTAAACTCCCCATGAATTATTATgctgtttgatcatttcatgagGGAATAAAAATATTATTGGGTGTAAGCTGAATAACATTGATATCTGTTCGCATATAGTATTCTTGATAAGATATCTTTTGGAATAACATATGTCGGGTGGTGGCAAAGGCACTTCATCTGCTTTGGCTTTATCAAATGCCATTCAAATCCTGCTGGTACTCTTTATTTGTGATTAAAAAGTTGTTTACTTAAATGGTTTTtgttcatttttcatgttttttggTTAAACTTCTTAATCTTTATCTAAAAAGATGTTTAACTTAATGATTTTTGTTGTTATGTTTTCAATGTTTTTTAGTTAAATTTGTAGCTTCTGCGATTGGAGAGCAGCATAAACGCGCTCCAATGTTGGAAGATAGGAACACAGGATAGGTAAGAAAAGATGGTCAGCTTCTATCGGTTACCACTTTTTAGTCAACAGAACGGGTCAAATTTACCATCTTTTAGTAAACGGGTCAAGGTACCGCATTTGTAACTGGGTAAAAATTAAGATTTTTTAAACAGGTCAAGATTAGAATTTATAGTAACCGGATCAAATTATCATTTTTGGGTGACGGTGGGTCGCATGAGCATTTTGGTAAACGGGTCAACATTACCATTTTTGCGGATGGGTCAAAATTACCATCTTTAGTAAAGGGGTCAGGGTTACCATGTTAGTAAGGGGTCAGAAAAATGGTAATTACCATCTTTAGTAAAGGGGTCAAAATTACCATCTTTAGTCGCGGATTTGTTATTTTCTATGCCAAATTTATAGGTAATTATAATTAtactcaaaatgtcactttgtGAAAGGGATTGTGTTGAGTATGTTACTGGTTATATATCAAGTTTATGGGGAATCATACTAGAGTTCTAATTTATATATGTTTGTTACCAAAGATTGGACTGATTGAAAATGGTGGCTAGGTAATCGTGGTGGGATTGGAATTGTACAAGATAAAActatagaaggttggaatcatggtgGGATTTAGAACAGGAACATTTAAAATATACATGTATAAGAGGGAGAATCATGGAAATTTTACTTGCTTTACCGGTTTTTCATTTATCAGTGGATGTGTGTAGCACCTTAGTGTAGCTCCTGGCAGCAGAAGTAAACTGATATTTATTATAATGTATTCCGTTAcacctttgttttttttttttttaaatttctttgTGACATGTGCTCATAGTTTTACatttaaattttatgtttatatatttATGGATGTATATAATGAGTGGATCAGGAACAGGAACTGAAATGGGTCAAATTATCAAATGAGTAAAACATTATCTGgataaaaatttaggttacaggACAGCGTTCTATAACCACGGGGTTAAAATTTCCAAGCCACCTGCTGGACCATGAATGCTAGACGATACACAGGGATTCACAATCGGACATGGATGGCTCATTGTTGACGCTTAGAACCCTACCTGCCTTTATGTAGCCTTTTTATGCATCAAGTATGCTATCAAACTCTAGATTATGGTCTTAAAAATGTGtagttttatttaatttgtaggaATACAACAGTTGTTTTATATGGTAAATGTACATGCATGTCaccaacagaaaaagaaaattggCACTATAAGAATAGGATTATCTTTGTTTGCTATGCTGTTAGcgtaacccgtccaccggacgggtattaaactagttataaaagaaaaaaaattagtttttgaTATTACGAAAATAGaggtttgatttttctttttttagttttcaATAATTTCAACCGATCATTTTCAGGATCCGTGTCACCAATCATTGACAAATTAAACCCTTGGTTAAATATTATGTGTTGGAGTGTTGCGccactttaatttttttttttaaatcattttctaAGTGTTGCGTATAGGGtgaaaattaccctacaagaacattttacaaaattactctacaagatcatttgtagagtaattttgataattaccctatgagcaaataattacgaaaatgctaccgcgttttttttttttttttttttttttgcctttcGTACGTTTTATACGATAAAGTTGTTTGTACGTGAACTTAACTCCAAGTTTAATTGGTTATGTTCAATTATATTTAAGTTTACTTTAggtactaggttagaaccccgtgtattacacgggttgcataaatgtaattttatataatagataataaaa
It encodes:
- the LOC118485953 gene encoding UDP-glycosyltransferase 76B1-like, coding for MAKLTKIAMNNKALVLFPLPFQGHINPMLQLANILYTKGFKIIIIHTNFNSPNPSNYPQFTFKSISDGLSTSKDKSLNLDTTNHAINFMNKSCIDPFAVCLAKLLEVEPVACLISDALWHFTQSITDRLKLKRIVLRTSSMSCIPLYAALVLGEKSYYKTTIKEELALMTKMDIEKIYKGGLEKAKAELICNMINETKAASGIIFNTFKELEEPAFLAISQVFQIPSFAIGPFHTYFPASHSSLIEQDRSSISWLVLTEFIIYPS